The following proteins are co-located in the Paenibacillus sp. FSL H8-0079 genome:
- a CDS encoding isocitrate lyase/phosphoenolpyruvate mutase family protein produces MSTLEEKAMLFQQYHVKGKPLVLVNVWDAGSAQAIQSAGATAIATGSWSVAAAHGEQDGEAMPFHLVLANLARITANVELPVTIDIEGGYGRSVSEVKRNILQVIDHGAVGINIEDQLPAGLGLYTVEEQCPRLSAAREAAEQAGIPLFINARTDIFLQHAPEQHNHSLLEEALIRSSHYADAGASGLFVPGLQDHRLIQELCERSPLPINVMVTSPEPSPKQLAVLGVARVSYGPYPYLQAMEHLKELGRSILMGSSESS; encoded by the coding sequence ATGAGTACCTTAGAAGAGAAAGCAATGTTGTTCCAACAATACCATGTGAAAGGAAAACCACTTGTTCTGGTCAATGTCTGGGATGCCGGAAGCGCACAAGCCATTCAATCCGCTGGAGCAACGGCCATTGCAACCGGAAGCTGGTCCGTTGCTGCGGCCCATGGTGAGCAAGATGGTGAAGCCATGCCATTCCATCTGGTACTTGCCAATCTGGCACGGATTACAGCGAATGTGGAACTTCCTGTAACGATCGATATAGAGGGAGGGTATGGGAGGTCTGTGTCAGAAGTGAAGCGAAATATCCTGCAAGTCATCGATCATGGTGCTGTAGGAATCAACATTGAAGATCAACTTCCCGCTGGCTTGGGATTGTACACTGTGGAGGAGCAATGCCCGAGACTGTCTGCCGCCCGGGAAGCTGCGGAGCAGGCAGGCATACCGTTGTTCATTAACGCCCGTACAGATATTTTTCTGCAACATGCACCTGAACAACATAACCACTCCCTTCTAGAGGAAGCACTTATACGTTCGAGCCATTATGCAGATGCAGGAGCCAGCGGTCTGTTTGTACCCGGTTTGCAGGATCACCGATTGATTCAGGAATTGTGTGAGCGTTCACCGCTGCCAATTAACGTCATGGTTACGTCTCCTGAACCTTCACCAAAACAGCTTGCTGTACTCGGTGTAGCTCGCGTAAGCTATGGACCTTATCCTTATCTGCAAGCTATGGAACATCTGAAAGAACTCGGGCGAAGCATTTTGATGGGTAGTTCCGAATCGTCATAA